The segment AAGATCATGTGGATACTATTATGCCTGGATATACTCATTTGCAAAGGGCACAGCCTATTAATCTTGGATATTATTTTATGGCTTATTTTCAAATGTTTCAAAGAGATTTTCAAAGAGTATTGGATTGTAAAAAAAGGCTAAATGTTTTGCCTTTAGGAGCTGGAGCTCTAGCAGGGACTACCTATTTTACAGATCGGGAATTTCTAGCAAAAGAATTAGGATTTGATAGGATTTGCGAAAACTCAATGGATGCAGTAAGTGATCGAGATTTTGTGATAGAATTTATTAGCAGTGGTTCTATGATTATGATGCATTTAAGTAGAGTTTGTGAAGAGTTAGTTTTATGGAGCTCCCAAGAATTTGGCTTTGTGGAAATGGATGATGGCTATAGTACCGGAAGTAGTATTATGCCTCAAAAGAAAAATCCTGACGTAGCAGAACTTATTCGTGGAAAAACGGGTAGGGTATATGGAAATCTTATAAATATTCTAACGATTATGAAGTCTCTACCTTTAGCATATAACAAAGATATGCAGGAGGATAAACTTCCTTTATTTGATACGGTAGAAACTCTGAAAGATTGCCTTATGATTTTTAAAGATATGATTTGCACAATGACAATCAAGAAGGAAAATATGAAAAAAGCGACTAAAGCAGGTTTTATGAATGCTACTGATGTAGCAGATTATTTGGTAAGCAAGGGGGTACCTTTTCGATCTGCTCATGAGATTGTAGGAAAAATGGTTCTTTATTGTATCGATCATGATAAGACAATTGAAGAGTTGAGTCTAGAAGAGTTTCAGAGATTTTCTGATAAGTTTGAGAAAGAAATCATAGAAAGGGTACAAATAGAAACTTGCATGAACTCTAAGGTTTCTCAAGGTTCTACTTCTAAGGAAAATGTATTAAAAATGATTGAAAATGCTGAGAACTTTTTTAGGAGGGATTTTCATGGGGTTTAACTTAAAAGGAAGAAGTTTATTAACGCTTGAAGATTATTCGCCAGAGGAAATTAAATATTTATTAAGTATTGCTAAAAATGCAAAGGAAGAAAGTAGAGCAGGAGTTATGCATCAACGGTTTTTAGGAAAAACCATTGCCCTTATTTTTGAAAAGAGATCGACAAGAACCAGATGTGCTTTTGAAACAGCCTTTGGAGAAGAAGGAGGGCATCCGGTTTTTCTTTCTACTCAGGATATCCAATTAGGGGCAAAGGAATCCATAGAGGATACAGCTAGAGTATTGGGGAGAATGTTTAATGCGATAGAGTTTCGAGGATTTAAACAAGAAACCGTAGAAGCTTTGGCTAAGTATTCTGGAATTCCTGTGTATAATGGTCTTACCGATCTTTATCATCCTACTCAGGTATTAGCAGACCTTTTAACGATACAAGAAGAATTTGGAACGTTAAAAGGAGTAAAAATAGCTTATGTAGGGGATGGAAGAAATAATATGGCAAATTCATTAATAATTGGTTGTGCAAAAATGGGACTTGATTTTACCATAGTAGCTCCTAAAAAGTTATGGCCGGAGGAAAAATTAGTAACTATAGCAAAGGAATATTGTAAAACATCCCAGGGTTTGATTACGCTTACTGAAGATCCAAAAGAAGGAGTAAAAGATGCCCAGGTAATTTATACAGATGTATGGGCTTCTATGGGAGAGGAAGATAAAATGAAGCAAAGAATGAAGTTTTTATCTCCTTATCAAGTAAATCAAGAGCTGATGAAATCTACAGGCAGAAAAGATACTATATTTTTACATTGCTTACCAGCAGTAAAAGAAAAAGAAGTAACTACAGAAGTTATGGAAGGGTATCAATCAAGAGTATGGGATCAAGCAGAAAATAGAAAACACACTATTAAGGCGATTATGTTAGCGACGATATAGAAAATAAAATAAAGATAAAAGATTTATTATCAGGCTTAGAGAATGAAATTCTCTAAGCTATTTTTGTATTATGAATACCACGGGCTATGCCCGTGGTTCTAAAAAGCTTTTAGCGGTGAGTAGAAAAAATAATACCTCCAATGTAAAATGGAAGTAGGTTTGCCGACCACTACCAATAAACAAAGGAGGTATATCCAATATGGATAATAGTAGTTTAGCACATACTAAATGGAATTGTAAATATCATATAGTTTTTGCACCAAAGTATAGAAGACAAATAATATATGGAAAAATAAAAGAAGAC is part of the Garciella nitratireducens DSM 15102 genome and harbors:
- the argH gene encoding argininosuccinate lyase; amino-acid sequence: MKLWGGRFQKETAGIMDRFNASIPFDQKLYKHDIMGSIAHAKMLGKSGIISQEESEKIIEGLEEIRKDIENGKVEFKIEYEDIHMNIETLLIERIGEVGKKLHTARSRNDQVAVDIRLYIREEIEKISELLWDLLQIFVSLSKDHVDTIMPGYTHLQRAQPINLGYYFMAYFQMFQRDFQRVLDCKKRLNVLPLGAGALAGTTYFTDREFLAKELGFDRICENSMDAVSDRDFVIEFISSGSMIMMHLSRVCEELVLWSSQEFGFVEMDDGYSTGSSIMPQKKNPDVAELIRGKTGRVYGNLINILTIMKSLPLAYNKDMQEDKLPLFDTVETLKDCLMIFKDMICTMTIKKENMKKATKAGFMNATDVADYLVSKGVPFRSAHEIVGKMVLYCIDHDKTIEELSLEEFQRFSDKFEKEIIERVQIETCMNSKVSQGSTSKENVLKMIENAENFFRRDFHGV
- the argF gene encoding ornithine carbamoyltransferase, with translation MGFNLKGRSLLTLEDYSPEEIKYLLSIAKNAKEESRAGVMHQRFLGKTIALIFEKRSTRTRCAFETAFGEEGGHPVFLSTQDIQLGAKESIEDTARVLGRMFNAIEFRGFKQETVEALAKYSGIPVYNGLTDLYHPTQVLADLLTIQEEFGTLKGVKIAYVGDGRNNMANSLIIGCAKMGLDFTIVAPKKLWPEEKLVTIAKEYCKTSQGLITLTEDPKEGVKDAQVIYTDVWASMGEEDKMKQRMKFLSPYQVNQELMKSTGRKDTIFLHCLPAVKEKEVTTEVMEGYQSRVWDQAENRKHTIKAIMLATI
- the tnpA gene encoding IS200/IS605 family transposase, coding for MDNSSLAHTKWNCKYHIVFAPKYRRQIIYGKIKEDIGRILRKLCEHKGVEIIEANACKDHIHMLVSIPP